The genomic segment CTGCGGTCCCCGGCCGGTCGAAGTGTGTGACGCAGTGAGAACGATCCCGCGGGCCGGCGGGCAGTCACCCGCACGCAGGACCGTGCGAACTCATCTGCGCGGCTGGGCGTCCAGAACCTGCTGCAACGCCTCGAACTCCTCGACGCACTTGCCGGCGCCGAGCGCCACGCAGTCCAGCGGGGATTCCGCGATGTGGATGGGCATTCCGGTCTCGTGCCGCAGTCGCTCGTCCAGCCCGCGGAGCATCGCTCCCCCGCCGGCCAGCACGATGCCACGGTCCATGATGTCGCCGGAGAGCTCGGGCGGGCACTTGTCGAGCGTCGTCTTGACCGCGTCGACGATCGCGTTGACCGGCTCCTCGATGGCCTTGCGGACCTCGGCGGCCGAGATCACCACCGTCTTGGGCAGGCCGCTGACCAGGTCCCGGCCACGGATCTCGGTGTGCTCGTCCTTCTCCAGCTTCGGGTCGAAGGCCGACCCGATGGTGAGCTTGATCTGCTCCGCGCTGCGTTCGCCGAGCAGGAGGCTGTACTCCTTCTTGATGTGCTGGATGATCGAGCTGTCCAGCTCGTCGCCGGCGACCCTGATGGACTGCGCGGTGACGATGCCGCCGAGGGAGATCACGGCGACCTCGGTGGTGCCGCCGCCGATGTCGACCACCATGTTGCCG from the Streptomyces sp. RKAG293 genome contains:
- a CDS encoding rod shape-determining protein, whose amino-acid sequence is MSFIGRDMAVDLGTANTLVYVRGRGIVLNEPSVVAINTNTGGILAVGAEAKKMIGRTPGNIVAVRPLKDGVIADFEITERMLRYFILKIHKRRYLARPRVVVCVPSGITGVERRAVIEATTQAGARQVHIIEEPMAAAIGAGLPVHEATGNMVVDIGGGTTEVAVISLGGIVTAQSIRVAGDELDSSIIQHIKKEYSLLLGERSAEQIKLTIGSAFDPKLEKDEHTEIRGRDLVSGLPKTVVISAAEVRKAIEEPVNAIVDAVKTTLDKCPPELSGDIMDRGIVLAGGGAMLRGLDERLRHETGMPIHIAESPLDCVALGAGKCVEEFEALQQVLDAQPRR